The Mesorhizobium sp. M1D.F.Ca.ET.043.01.1.1 genome contains a region encoding:
- a CDS encoding TetR/AcrR family transcriptional regulator: MTEARRTATEPRRRPKQERSRERIDAILATTMRLIGEKGIDAVTMKEVGALAGGPIATVYHYFPSKSAILAMLYERFSEESRARFGAIMADIRGLNDVTAAADRLLDDYYARVAADPAIQDLQNAIQADKALQHLDIAETRHQAKMFCDHVDRLIEPENREAFGRVVFLIFQLAGGVVRLALTQDEAEGRRTIEDYRSIIHAQLRLFL; this comes from the coding sequence ATGACGGAAGCAAGGCGAACAGCGACGGAACCGCGGCGCAGGCCTAAACAGGAGCGCAGCCGCGAGCGTATCGATGCGATTCTCGCCACGACCATGCGGCTGATCGGCGAAAAGGGCATCGACGCGGTGACGATGAAGGAAGTCGGCGCGCTGGCCGGCGGCCCGATCGCCACCGTCTATCACTACTTTCCCTCGAAGTCGGCGATCCTGGCGATGCTCTACGAGCGCTTTTCCGAGGAAAGCCGTGCCCGCTTCGGCGCGATCATGGCCGACATCCGTGGGCTGAACGACGTGACCGCGGCCGCCGACCGTCTGCTCGACGACTATTATGCCCGCGTCGCCGCAGACCCGGCGATCCAGGATCTGCAGAACGCGATCCAGGCCGACAAGGCCCTGCAGCATCTCGACATCGCCGAGACCAGGCACCAGGCCAAGATGTTCTGCGACCATGTCGACCGGCTGATCGAGCCCGAGAATCGCGAGGCGTTCGGGCGTGTCGTGTTCTTGATCTTCCAGCTTGCCGGCGGCGTCGTGCGGCTGGCGCTGACGCAAGACGAGGCGGAGGGACGGCGCACGATCGAGGATTATCGGTCGATCATCCACGCTCAGTTGAGGCTGTTTTTGTAG
- a CDS encoding class I SAM-dependent methyltransferase, translating to MTEHWNAIRKHWQLLGSPLRPPAQVVEAYERELELSQSHVVMLGVTPELAGLGATMTAVDESADMIAGIWPGDTDTRQAVRGDWFELPFPGASIDALIGDGCLSVIGGTEARRALFSAVGRVLKADGRAGIRLYASPGTPDDAKDVRALALSGGVSTFHELKWRVAMTATGDAPDHIIPVSRILEQFEALFPDRAELSARTGWELPVIGTIDVYRNSPAIYSFAPVNALAEEAEAYFGDVGIASTGTYGLAERCPLLVLRSPRRRE from the coding sequence ATGACAGAACACTGGAATGCAATTCGCAAACACTGGCAGTTGCTCGGCTCGCCGCTGCGGCCGCCGGCTCAGGTGGTCGAGGCCTATGAACGCGAGCTCGAGCTTTCGCAATCGCACGTCGTTATGCTCGGGGTGACACCGGAACTCGCCGGGCTTGGCGCCACAATGACGGCGGTCGACGAGTCCGCCGACATGATTGCCGGCATCTGGCCGGGCGACACCGATACGCGCCAGGCGGTGCGAGGCGACTGGTTCGAGCTGCCGTTTCCCGGGGCAAGCATCGATGCGCTTATCGGCGATGGATGTCTCTCGGTCATCGGCGGCACCGAAGCAAGACGAGCGCTTTTTTCGGCGGTCGGGCGCGTGCTCAAAGCCGACGGCCGCGCCGGCATCAGGCTTTACGCCTCTCCCGGAACACCGGACGACGCGAAGGATGTCCGCGCCCTGGCGCTGAGCGGCGGCGTCTCGACCTTCCACGAGCTCAAATGGCGCGTGGCCATGACCGCAACCGGCGACGCGCCCGACCACATCATACCGGTGAGCAGAATCCTCGAACAATTCGAAGCGCTGTTCCCCGACCGCGCGGAGCTTTCGGCGCGCACGGGTTGGGAGCTGCCTGTCATCGGCACGATCGATGTCTACCGGAACTCCCCGGCCATCTACAGCTTTGCGCCGGTGAACGCGCTTGCCGAGGAGGCCGAGGCGTATTTCGGCGATGTCGGCATTGCCTCGACCGGCACATATGGGCTCGCCGAGCGCTGCCCGCTGCTGGTGCTGCGGTCGCCGAGACGCCGGGAATGA
- the groES gene encoding co-chaperone GroES — MAKSKFRPLHDRVVVRRVESESKTAGGIIIPDTAKEKPQEGEIIAVGSGARDESGKLVPLDVKAGDRVLFGKWSGTEVKLNGEDLLIMKESDIMGIIG; from the coding sequence ATGGCAAAGTCCAAGTTCCGCCCGCTTCATGACCGCGTGGTCGTTCGCCGGGTCGAATCCGAATCCAAGACCGCCGGCGGGATCATCATCCCGGATACGGCGAAGGAGAAGCCGCAGGAAGGCGAGATCATCGCCGTCGGTTCCGGCGCCCGCGACGAAAGCGGCAAGCTCGTTCCGCTGGACGTCAAGGCCGGCGACCGCGTCCTGTTCGGCAAGTGGTCGGGCACTGAAGTCAAGCTCAATGGCGAAGACCTTCTGATCATGAAGGAATCCGACATCATGGGCATCATCGGCTGA